From Micromonospora carbonacea:
GGGTCGAACGGCCGGTACGGCTCGCCGGTGGCCGCCGCCCGGCGCTGGAGGAACGCGTCGAACGTCTCGGTCCACGCGGCGTTGTGCACCCGGGCGGTCTGCGTCAGCACACCGTCCAGGTCGAAGAGACACGCGGTCACGTGAGCAGGCAGGCCCAGCACGCTACGAATCTATCCACCCCCGGAACCCCCGAAACCCCTCTGAGAAGGAAGGGCCCCCTGTTAACGCCTACGGTATAGAAGGGTCCCCTTCTCACCGCGCGCGGCGCGCGGGGGCGCGCGGGGGCGCGCGGCGCGCGGCGCGCGGGTGGGGATCGGGGCGCGGGGTCAGCGGTGGGGGCGCAGCGTCCACACGACGGTCATCGCCGAGGTCGGCGTGCCGTCCTCGGTGCCGATCTCCACGTCGACGGGGAACTCGGGCCGCTGCCCGGCCTCCAGCTCCGCGAGCACCTCGGGCGCCGGCCGACCGAGCCGCGCGGTCGCCAGCACCGGCCCCGTCGCCACCTTCCGGTACGCGATCTCGGCCCGCACCGCGAGCGGCACCACCCGGTCGAGGAGCTGCCCGAACGCGGCAAGCACCACCGCGCCGGAGGCGGTCTCGCCGAGGGCGAACAGCGCTCCGGCGTGCGGGCCGCCGACGTGGTTGTGGTTGGCCGGCGAGTCGGGCAGCCGGACCACGGCGCGCACGCCGCCCTCGGCCTCCGGGGCCACCTCGACGAATTCGACGCCGAGGGTGCGGGCGAACGGCACCGCCTCCAGCATGCCGGCGGCGACCTGGCGCGAGTCGATGGTCATGCCCGCACGCTACTCCGCAGTAACTTGCGGCTCAAGCATCCGGCGGGGCCAGCCGGGCGGGAAGGT
This genomic window contains:
- a CDS encoding DUF4442 domain-containing protein gives rise to the protein MTIDSRQVAAGMLEAVPFARTLGVEFVEVAPEAEGGVRAVVRLPDSPANHNHVGGPHAGALFALGETASGAVVLAAFGQLLDRVVPLAVRAEIAYRKVATGPVLATARLGRPAPEVLAELEAGQRPEFPVDVEIGTEDGTPTSAMTVVWTLRPHR